Part of the Acidobacteriota bacterium genome is shown below.
GTGACCAATGACTGAAATGAAAGTTTATCTAGACAACAGCGCCACCACACCGGTCGCCAAAGAAGTGATTGAGGCGATGTTGCCCTATCTTGCGGAAGATTTCGGCAACGCGCAATCGGTTCACGCTTTCGGACAGCGCGCCAAATCTGCCGTTGAGCAGGCGCGTCGCGAAGTCGCTGCTTTAATCAACGCGCAAGCCGCTGAAATCATTTTTGTATCGGGCGGCACCGAAGCCGATAATCTCGCGATTCGCGGCATTGTCGAAGCGCATCAGGACAAAGGCAAGCATATCATCACCACACGAATTGAACATCCGGCGGTGCTTGCGACCTGTGAGGCTTTAGCGCAACGCGGATTTCAGGTCACGTATTTGCCGGTGTCGCGAGATGGATTGATTAACCTTGAAGACGTTCGGGCGGCAATCACTGATGAAACGATTTTAATTTCGGTGATGCATGCCAATAATGAAACCGGCGTCATTCAACCGCTGGAAGCGATTGCGGCAATCGTCAACCAACGCCGCGCGCAAGGACATGGGCATTTGCATTTTCATACGGACGCCGTACAAGCGGTTGGCAAAATCACCGTTGATGTCGCGCAACTCGGCGTTGATTTGCTTTCGCTTTCGGGACATAAACTTCACGCGCCGAAAGGCGTCGGGGCACTGTTTATTAAAAAAGGCGTGCGGCTCGCGAAACTGTTTTATGGCGGGCATCACGAACGCGATAAACGACCGGGAACCGAAAATGTGCCGGGGATCGTTGCGCTCGGCAAAGCCTGCGAACTCGCGCGGCGCGAATTCGGTGAACGCACAGCCCGAATGCGTGAACTGAGGGATTATCTTGAACAGCGCATCCTCAATGAAATTCCTGATGTGCAAATCAATGGCGACCGCGAACACCGTGTGCCGAATATTTGCAACTTGAGTTTCGCCGGCGTTGATGGTGAGAGTTTATTGATTGCGCTCGATTTGCAAGGCATAGCGGTGTCGACGGGTTCCGCCTGTTCATCGGGTTCTCTGGAGCCGAGTCACGTATTGACTGCGATGCAACTCAAGCGCGAAGAAGTACGCGGCAGTTTGCGATTCAGTTTAAGCGCCTACACGACTCGCGAAGAGATTGATTATGCGGTTGAGGCGTTGCGGGAAATCACTGCGCGGTTGCGCGCCATGTTGCCGTCGGATGAAGTCGAAGCATCAAGGGTTTCGTCACAAGCTTAGTTTATTGAGGGAATATATTTTTCACCACCGAGACGCCGAGAACAAGAAAGGGAAGCTTTGATTGTTCCCCTTCTCCCCCTCTCCTTTTCTCCCCTTCTTGTTCTCGGTGTCTCTGTGGTTAAGCTTTCTTTCTACCAACGATGTACAGTCAAACCGTAGCAGAACATATTGCCAATCCTCGCAACGTCGGCGAGATTGCGAGTCCTTCGGGCAAAGGCGACGTGACCAACGAAGCTTGTCTTGACCGCATATTGCTGACCATAAAAATCGAAGACACCAAAATCATTGATGCGAAAGTCAAAGCGCGCGGCTGTCCGCCTACGATTGCTGCCGCTTCAATGCTCACCCAACTCATCATCGGCAAATCAGTTATTGAAGCCGAAGACCTCACTCGTAACGACCTCGAATTGGCGCTTGAATTTTTGCCTTCCACCAAAAAACATTGTTCTCTGTTAGCGATTGACGCATTAAGAACCGCGATTGAAAACAGTCAGCGTTAATAACCCGATTCATTTTTACCTAACGAATAAAAGGCGGGACTCACGGAATTCAAAGACAGTTTCAACCGCTTGCTTGAGATGCTTGTGCAAAAAGGCTTAATTAGCGAAGAAGAAAAACAACAGATTACCAAGCCGAAAGATTCTGAAAATTAAACTCAAACCGCGGCGCCGCAAGCTAAACAAAAAATATCATCGGCTGACAAAGTGGTGCCGCACTCGCCACAGGTAGGCGCAAGGCTCGCGGTGATTTCCGACTCTTCAATAAACTCGCCGCACATAATGCAAAACAGTTCATCGCCATTGGCTTCCTGCCCGCAGGCTGAACATCGCATCACGATTTGCGGGTCAGGAATCGAGCCAAAAATATTTTCGGCAAAAGCTTCGACCAATTCCTGAGTTTTATACTTGGGTGTTTCAACGGGAACAAAATTGACTGCGGCTTCTTCGGCGTCCTGTCCTCTGGCGGTAAGCGGCGTCGTTTTAGCGGGGTCGTAATATCTGTTCATGTCTATTGCTCCGATAGATTTTTGATGTATGCAATCAGGCGAATCGTAATACGTGCGCCTTCCCCCTTGATCAAAACTGCGTTTTTATGGCTTCGTGACAAATGTTAGATTTGCAAACGACGGAGGCAGAACGTCTACATTCTACTCCAGAAGCCTGAGCCTGCCTATACAAATTATCCCGACCTTTGTATGGTAAACAGGCAGACGATTTTGTGAGGAATTTATGGCTAACGAGTTGGAAATCATTGCCGCAATCCGGCGTCGCGCAGCAAAACAAACCGAGCGTCTCAGTTTAGGCATCGGTGATGATGCGGCAATCATTGAACAAAATGGCGCAAAGGATTTGCTTGCTTGTTGTGATGTGAGCGTCGAGAATGTGCATTTTCGCAAGTTGTGGATGCCGCCGCGACTCATCGGCAGAAAAGCCTTGGCTGTAACCCTGAGCGATATTGCGGCGATGGGCGGCACGGCGCGATTTGCGCTTGTGAGCATTGCCATCCCTGCTTCCCTTCTCGCCGCGGATATTGATGAAGTCTTTGCGGGAATTTTTGATTATGCGGATGCCTGCGATGTTGCGGTCATCGGCGGCGACACCTCAAGTTCGCCTCAAGGATTGTTTATCGACACGATTGCGCTTGGCGAATGCCGTCGCGGCAAAGCTATCACGCGCGCAGGCGCACGGCCAGGTGATTTGCTTTTTGTGACCGGAACATTGGGCGCGGCTGAACTCGGTTGGCGATTTTTAGAACGCGGCGAACGGTTGCAAGGTGATGAGTCTGTGCCTTCGGATAAAGCAGTTGATAAGTTAATTCAAAGCGCCATTCGTAAACATTTAATTCCTCAGCCGCAACTCGAATTCGGCAAACGGCTCGGCGAAGGCGAACTCGCAACCGCGATGATTGATGTGAGCGACGGACTCAGTACCGATTTACACCACCTGCTTGAAGAAAGCCAGTGCGGCGCAGTGATTGACGCCAAACTGGCTCCGGTAGCCGATTCCGTGTCAACGCTTGCCTTCAAGGAATTTCACATTGAACCCTTAATCATAGTCTTGCGAAGCGGCGAAGAATACGAATTGTTATTCACCGTCAAACCGGAAAACCGTGAAAAAGTTTTCGCGCTTGCCAGTGAATTAAACATTCAAGTAACCGCGATTGGCGAAATCACCGAAGGTAATGAATTAAAACTCGCGCGCGATGGCAAAGTTGAAATCATCCAACCGTCAGGTTATGAGCATAAAATGTGAAAAACTGTCGGCTGAAAATTTTTCGAGACCCTTTATTAAATCAGGCATCAAAGTTGTCTGATAATTGTTAAACAAGCTATGCCTTCAATGCTTCAAAAATTTCTCTTTAGATTAATCGGGAAAGCTAAGGAGCGCCCTAAAACCGCCCTTGCGTTTTTGTTCCTGCCTCCGATCTTTATGGTTGCAGCCGCCAATGCCTGGGTATTGAAAAGCGCAAACGGGCGGGTATTCACGGACGCAACCGCTTTGCCTGAAAATGACGTCGCTCTGGTTTTAGGGGCTGGACGCACGATGAATAACGGCTCAATCAATCAGCATTTCAAAGCGCGCACCGAAGCAGCAGCTTATCTTTATCGCATCGGCAAGGTGAAGCATCTTTTGTTAAGCGGCGATAACCACAAAGAAGGTTATGATGAGCCAACCGATATGAAAGCGGCATTATTGAAATTGGGTGTGCCCGAATCGGCAATGACTTTGGATTACGCAGGGTTTAGAACCCTCGATTCAGTGGTTCGCGCCAAAGCAGTTTTCGGGTTGAGCAGGTTGACCATCATCACGGATGATTTTCATGTTCAACGCGCGATATTTTTAAGCAACCATTATGATATTGATGCGGTAGCTTATTGTTCACAAAAAGTTCCATTGGGGCTTTCGGCAAATGTGAGATTGCGGGAAATCGGAGTGCGTGTAAAAGCCGCGATGGATGTTTATCTTTTGAATACCAAGCCAAAATTTTTAGGCGAGAAAATTGAGATAAAACTCTAATGACAATTGAAAATAAAAACCAGTTAGAAAATACCTAGAAGAAAATTTCCAAGCTTGAGCTTGCGCTTGAAGAGATGAAACGCGAGGAATCGCCGCAAGCATATGCGATTTTGTCTAAGGGTTTCATCTCGCAGATTGAGGAGATGCACAGAGAAATTGACGAATATCTGGGAATCGCTCAGGAAACGGTTGAAGAATCATCGCTCGTTTTACAATAAGAGTTGGGCAACTTGCGGTTTAGATAATTTTGCTTTTCTTGCATCGGCTTCTTAATAATTCGGTTTTACGCTTCCTTCATTGGCAATTCCCAATCAACTTTAATTCGTCGCCTTATGGTGTTTGAGAGCAGTGTGACAGGCAATCCGGCAATTGCCTGTCACCATTTGGCTGGTTACATGTTTTCGATAATCGCCGAGGCGAATTCGCTGGTCTTGAGTTTAGTCGCACCTTCCATCTGGCGTTCCAAATCATAGGTCACGCGCTTTTGCTGAATGGTTTTCGTCAGTCCCTGAATAAGCAAATCACCGGCTTCGCGCCAACCCATGTGTTCGAGCATCATCACGCCCGACAACATCACCGACGAAGGATTGATGACATCTTTGTCGGCGTATTTGGGCGCAGTGCCGTGTGTCGCTTCAAAGACTGCGGCATTGTCGCCGATGTTTGCGCCGGGTGCCATGCCGAGTCCGCCGACCTGCGCGGCTGCGGCATCGGAAAAATAATCGCCGTTTAGATTCGGCGTCGCCACGACATCGTATTCATCGGGGCGCGTGAGAATTTGCTGGAAGATGGAATCGGCAATGCGGTCTTTGATTAACAGTTTCGCTTTCCATTCGCCGTTGCCGTGGGTTGCGCCAATTGCCGCAAGCGTGGCTTCAA
Proteins encoded:
- a CDS encoding ElyC/SanA/YdcF family protein, producing MVAAANAWVLKSANGRVFTDATALPENDVALVLGAGRTMNNGSINQHFKARTEAAAYLYRIGKVKHLLLSGDNHKEGYDEPTDMKAALLKLGVPESAMTLDYAGFRTLDSVVRAKAVFGLSRLTIITDDFHVQRAIFLSNHYDIDAVAYCSQKVPLGLSANVRLREIGVRVKAAMDVYLLNTKPKFLGEKIEIKL
- the thiL gene encoding thiamine-phosphate kinase → MANELEIIAAIRRRAAKQTERLSLGIGDDAAIIEQNGAKDLLACCDVSVENVHFRKLWMPPRLIGRKALAVTLSDIAAMGGTARFALVSIAIPASLLAADIDEVFAGIFDYADACDVAVIGGDTSSSPQGLFIDTIALGECRRGKAITRAGARPGDLLFVTGTLGAAELGWRFLERGERLQGDESVPSDKAVDKLIQSAIRKHLIPQPQLEFGKRLGEGELATAMIDVSDGLSTDLHHLLEESQCGAVIDAKLAPVADSVSTLAFKEFHIEPLIIVLRSGEEYELLFTVKPENREKVFALASELNIQVTAIGEITEGNELKLARDGKVEIIQPSGYEHKM
- the nifS gene encoding cysteine desulfurase NifS, with the protein product MTEMKVYLDNSATTPVAKEVIEAMLPYLAEDFGNAQSVHAFGQRAKSAVEQARREVAALINAQAAEIIFVSGGTEADNLAIRGIVEAHQDKGKHIITTRIEHPAVLATCEALAQRGFQVTYLPVSRDGLINLEDVRAAITDETILISVMHANNETGVIQPLEAIAAIVNQRRAQGHGHLHFHTDAVQAVGKITVDVAQLGVDLLSLSGHKLHAPKGVGALFIKKGVRLAKLFYGGHHERDKRPGTENVPGIVALGKACELARREFGERTARMRELRDYLEQRILNEIPDVQINGDREHRVPNICNLSFAGVDGESLLIALDLQGIAVSTGSACSSGSLEPSHVLTAMQLKREEVRGSLRFSLSAYTTREEIDYAVEALREITARLRAMLPSDEVEASRVSSQA
- a CDS encoding zinc ribbon domain-containing protein: MNRYYDPAKTTPLTARGQDAEEAAVNFVPVETPKYKTQELVEAFAENIFGSIPDPQIVMRCSACGQEANGDELFCIMCGEFIEESEITASLAPTCGECGTTLSADDIFCLACGAAV
- a CDS encoding iron-sulfur cluster assembly scaffold protein, coding for MYSQTVAEHIANPRNVGEIASPSGKGDVTNEACLDRILLTIKIEDTKIIDAKVKARGCPPTIAAASMLTQLIIGKSVIEAEDLTRNDLELALEFLPSTKKHCSLLAIDALRTAIENSQR